One region of Asterias rubens chromosome 5, eAstRub1.3, whole genome shotgun sequence genomic DNA includes:
- the LOC117291014 gene encoding bleomycin hydrolase-like — protein MIGSRVQNISFSRVFWKSVTTSSITQSSHSKKRKSDIAKPNINNNKMAELTAAKVEAFKAEFNSDPKNKLAQNVAYKFDPLEVCVDSSIVQETQHAFQHKIADCKPISNQKNSGRCWIFACLNVMRNPFMKKVNIEDFEFSQSYLFFWDKVERMNYFLHTFVEVFRRGEPVEGRLVSFLLSDPTCDGGQWDMLTNLIEKYGVIPRKCFAESHTSCASRRMNLTLKSKVRGYAKQLQEMVQNKASDEEINKEITKMVAEVYRICSICLGTPPSTITWEYHDKNKAYHKVGPIAPKAFYEEYVKPVFNLQDKICIVNDPRPSNGYGKAYTVEYLSNMVEGRKTVYNNQPIELLKKVSLEMIKSGEPVWFGCDVGKHFTGKTGLLDLKAVNYDLVFGVTLPALDKANRLIFGESLMTHAMVLTGVSTEEKTEGDSETSQTTKWRIENSWGEERGDKGYLLMTDDWFSEFVYEVVVDKKFLSQEIMDVLQQDPVVLPAWDPMGSLA, from the exons ATGATTGGTAGTCGTGTACAAAATATTAGCTTCTCAAGGGTTTTCTGGAAATCTGTAACAACGTCATCAATAACACAGTCGTCGCACTCAAAAAAGAGGAAGAGTGACATTGCGAAGCCAAAcatcaacaataacaaaatggcag AATTGACAGCGGCCAAAGTCGAGGCATTCAAGGCCGAGTTCAACTCCGACCCCAAGAACAAGTTGGCTCAGAATGTTGCGTATAAGTTTGACCCACTTGAGGTGTGCGTTGACTCGTCCATTGTGCAGGAAACACAACACGCTTTCCAACATAAG ATTGCGGATTGCAAGCCGATATCCAATCAGAAGAACAGTGGCCGTTGTTGGATTTTCGCATGCCTGAATGTCATGAGGAATCCATTCATGAAGAAAGTCAACATCGAAGACTTTGAGTTCAGTCAATCGTACCTCTTCTTCTGGGATAAG GTTGAGAGGATGAACTACTTTCTCCACACCTTCGTTGAGGTGTTCCGTCGTGGGGAGCCCGTCGAGGGAAGGCTGGTCAGTTTTCTGCTGTCCGATCCGACGTGCGATGGCGGCCAGTGGGACATGCTGACCAATCTCATTGAGAAGTACGGCGTCATTCCCAGGAAGTGCTTTGCGGAGTCGCACACGTCATGCGCATCGAGACGGATGAATCTCACTCTGAAAAGCAAG GTGAGAGGTTACGCAAAGCAACTTCAAGAGATGGTCCAAAACAAAGCCTCAGACGAAGAAATCAACAAAGAAATTACAAAAATGGTCGCGGAG GTCTACCGCATATGTTCTATATGCTTGGGCACTCCTCCATCTACAATAACCTGGGAGTACCACGACAAGAATAAAGCCTACCACAAGGTTGGGCCGATCGCTCCAAAGGCATTCTACGAAGAATACGTCAAGCCGGTCTTTAACTTACAAGATAAG ATCTGCATAGTGAATGACCCTCGACCCAGCAATGGCTACGGAAAGGCGTATACCGTAGAGTATCTTAGTAACATGGTGGAAGGACGCAAGACAGTGTACAACAACCAGCCGATTGAGCTACTCAAGAAAGTCTCTCTAGAAATGATCAAATCTGGGGAG ccGGTATGGTTCGGCTGCGACGTCGGAAAACACTTTACGGGTAAAACTGGTCTCCTTGATCTGAAAGC AGTGAACTATGACCTTGTGTTTGGGGTGACCCTACCAGCGCTTGATAAAGCCAACAGACTCATCTTTGGAGAATCTTTGATGACTCATGCTATGGTGCTCACCGGAGTCTCTACAGAG gaGAAAACTGAAGGCGACTCAGAAACTAGTCAAACAACCAAATGGAGAATAGAGAACTCATGGGGTGAAGAGAGAGGGGACAAAG GTTATCTCCTAATGACAGATGACTGGTTCTCAGAGTTCGTCTACGAGGTCGTAGTCGACAAGAAGTTTTTATCTCAGGAAATAATGGACGTGTTACAGCAGGACCCTGTGGTTCTTCCAGCATGGGATCCCATGGGTTCTCTAGCCTAA
- the LOC117290795 gene encoding vacuolar protein sorting-associated protein 33A-like gives MATHLSGGRINLAVWREVARRELVDCLEKCVGSKAVVWDDHLTGPFGLIAEYSLLKEHEVDKMFPLRPDRLPVTGGGSGGVVIQNIIFIVRPKLELMSIVADAIRRTEEASGRFHIEFHIFFVPRKSLLCEKKLTELGVYGTLTTVGEFTLDLLPFDSDVLSMEMDQSFKECYLQNDMTTMFYSAKALMKIQALYGVIPKIYGKGECSKHLADMILRLRREMAGNERQVQPQIDTLLLIDRTVDPLTPLATQLTYEGLIDEMYGIHNTTVKLPPEKFVRKNENDPQQELPTEPKKIQLNSSDELFAVIRDKNFNAVGPELSRKAKILSAQYEERKDAKTVRDIKQFVSKLPHIQAAKASLATHTSIAELVKERTDLESFMDSLQTQQEFMNGVDTDKVNNYIEECIAKREPLIKILRLLCIQSVTNNGLKPKIFDFYRREILQTYGFEHMVSLNNLEKVGLLKVLGQKTYNTIRKTLKLVVEDVNEQNPHDISYVYSGYAPLSVRLAQFLAKPGWRSIDEVLRLIPGPTVEETQQIPYGLQKKRTIGDSQTDNQKVTLVFFLGGVTYAEIAALRFLSNQEDGPMDYVIATTAIINGHNWLSSIMEDLIPTVSEKDTRSATSSRLR, from the exons ATGGCCACACACTTGAGCGGAGGTCGTATCAACTTGGCAGTTTGGAGGGAGGTAGCGAGACGAGAATTGGTCGATTGTTTAGAAAAGTGTGTCGGAAGCAAG GCTGTTGTATGGGACGACCACCTGACGGGTCCATTTGGTCTCATAGCTGAGTACTCATTGCTGAAG GAGCATGAGGTAGATAAGATGTTTCCCCTACGCCCCGACCGTCTTCCCGTCACGGGAGGAGGATCGGGCGGCGTAGTCATCCAGAACATCATCTTCATTGTACGCCCCAAGTTGGAGTTGATGAGCATCGTGGCCGATGCGATCAGAAGGACGGAGGAAGCTTCGGGGAGATTTCACATTGAGTTTCACATCTTCTTTGTGCCAAGAAAAAGCCTACTGTGCGAGAAGAAACTCACG GAGCTTGGTGTGTATGGCACCCTGACTACTGTAGGGGAGTTTACCCTTGATCTGTTGCCATTTGACAGTGATGTACTCTCCATGGAAATGGACCAGTCTTTCAAG GAATGCTACTTGCAGAATGACATGACGACCATGTTCTATTCGGCCAAAGCATTGATGAAGATCCAGGCGCTGTATGGTGTTATACCCAAGATCTACGGCAAGGGAGAATGCTCTAAG CATTTGGCAGATATGATTTTGCGTCTCCGTCGTGAGATGGCCGGCAATGAGCGTCAAGTCCAGCCCCAGATTGACACCCTCCTACTGATTGACAGGACAGTTGACCCCTTGACCCCACTAGCGACCCAGCTGACCTATGAAGGATTAATTGACGAAATGTACGGAATTCACAACA CTACTGTAAAGCTCCCTCCCGAGAAATTTGTGCGCAAGAACGAGAACGACCCTCAGCAGGAGCTGCCGACAGAACCCAAGAAGATTCAACTCAACTCATCGGATGAACTCTTTGCCGTCATACGAGATAAGAACTTCAACGCAGTGGGTCCTGAGCTTAGCCGCAAAGCTAAGATACTGTCTGCCCAGTATGAG GAGCGGAAAGATGCTAAGACGGTACGTGACATCAAGCAGTTTGTCTCCAAGCTTCCACACATTCAAGCAGCCAAGGCGTCGTTAGCGACAC ATACCTCCATAGCTGAGCTGGTGAAAGAAAGAACAGATTTGGAATCTTTCATGGACTCGCTTCAAACTCAGCAAG AGTTTATGAACGGCGTTGATACCGACAAAGTGAATAATTACATCGAAGAATGTATAGCCAAAAGAGAACCATTAATTAAG ATTCTAAGGTTACTGTGCATACAGTCAGTCACAAACAATGGTCTCAAGCCCAAAATATTTGACTTCTACAGGAGAGAAATTTTACAG ACGTATGGGTTTGAGCACATGGTGTCGCTGAATAACTTGGAGAAAGTTGGGCTGCTGAAAGTACTGGGTCAGAAGACGTACAACACCATCAGGAAAACGCTGAAGCTGGTGGTCGAGGATGTAAATGAACAG AACCCACATGATATATCGTATGTATACAGCGGCTATGCTCCCTTGAGTGTGAGGCTAGCTCAGTTCCTTGCAAAGCCAGGCTGGCGGAGCATCGATGAGGTATTGAGACTCATCCCTGGACCCACTGTGGAGGAGACCCAGCAGATTCCTTATGGCCTTCAGAAGAAGA ggacaATTGGAGACAGTCAGACTGATAACCAGAAGGTGACGCTAGTGTTCTTTCTGGGCGGAGTCACCTACGCTGAAATTGCTGCTCTTAGATTCCTTTCCAATCAAGAAGATG GTCCCATGGATTATGTAATAGCGACAACGGCCATTATTAACGGGCACAACTGGCTCAGTTCCATCATGGAGGATCTCATTCCAACGGTTTCAGAGAAGGACACCAGATCAGCGACATCGAGTAGACTCAGATGA